The following is a genomic window from Pedobacter sp. KBS0701.
GCTCCCTGAAGAAATAAAAAAGCAGAAACAGCTGTATAATAATCAGAAAATAAGGGTTTGGGTGGATAAAATATCCGGATCAGCCTTCGAGTTGATCATGCCTCATCAATTTACATTTAAGGGTAAAGTCTACGTATTGATTGACGGAGGTACTTTTTCAGCTGGCAGCTTACTCGCTGCGAATTTGAAAACTTTGAAAAATGTAACGTTTGTTGGTGAAGAGACCGGCGGCAGTAAAAATGTATGGACTGCGTTGACGCTGAAAAGCCTTACCTTACCTGCGAGTCAACTGTTACTCCGTTACGGAACGCTTCCCGCTTTTTTTGGTGACCTTACTAGTATTGATGGTAGAGGTCTGATGCCGGATGTTCCGGTTACTTACCAGATGGAAGATTATTTGTCAGTTAGAGATTTAGAATTGGATTGGGTGTTGAAGGATATTGAGAAAAACATTAGCGGGCGATAGGTTTAAAGGTGCTACACTTTGGGAAACTGAGGCGGTGCATGCCGATCTGAACCTGATTTTTCTGCGGGTACGTATCGGATCAGGTTAACGCTGTACTAGAAAAAATAGGAAATTTGGTTTGGTATAATGATCTTAAGGAGTCATCTAAAAAAGATCTTTCGTATGATCAATAGCTGCAAGTGAGCAGACAGGCGCGAGGGGATTTACAAAAAAACTAACCTTATTCCGGGCAAATATAAGACGATGGTATTTTTTTGGGCGTGTCCCTGAAGAGTCGCGTCTTCCGCTGTATTTCCCTTTGGGAGGATGCCGCTACACCCGCTAACGCAGCTATTGATAAAAGCTGTTAATGTTAAATTTAATGGTCTTCTGATTGCCGGCTTATTTGTCAGGCAGTATAGAACCACACCCTTGCACCTTAATGACTCCGCCCGAAAGGTGCTTTTTCTGCTTCCGCCTGTCTGTCGTTTTTGGGTATTGTGCGGAACTGTGCTGCAAGTGGAGCGGGTCTGCAGTTTGTTGCTGTTTTTCCATCCGATTTTGGGGTTTGACTGAACCTCAATATTGGGAAAGGGTACCCCCTCGGCCAGGTTCAGTAATTACGCCAATCCGGAGCTTCAGTGGGAAAGCCTGGGCATGTTTAATGCCGGGTTGGATTTTACGCTTTTTAACGGCCGCATTTCGGGAACGGTTGAGTACTACAGAAAAAACGGTAAAAAATTGTTTGGCAACGCGCTTTTAGACTATTCTGGAGGCGTTGGTGCATCAATTCTGAAAAATGTGGCCGGTATGAAGGGTACCGGATATGAAATTCAATTGCAGTCGAAAAATATCGACAGGAGCTTTAAGTGGGGCACCGATCTGAGTGTGAGTCTCTACCATGATCAGATTACCGCTTATTTTATTTCCAATGTACAGGGAAGCACCCTGGTGGGTAACCCGGGCAGCCCGCCCATATCGGGGATTATCGGCAGCCCGGTATATTCGGTGTTCGGGTACAAATGGGCAGGGCTCGATCCGGCAACCGGAGATCCGCAGGGTATTTTAAATAACCAGGTTACCAAGAACTATAGCGCCTTAACAGGTAGTTCTACACAACTATCAGATCTGGTATATTTCGGCTCGGCATTGCCTACCGCATTTGGGCTTTTCAGGAATACCTTTTCCTACCGGCGTTTTGAGCTGAATATCCAGCTGAGTTTTAAGGCCGGTTATTATTTCAGGCGGAACTCAATAACCTACAATACCATGTTTGCCGGCCTGGCCGCCCACAGCGATTTTTCTAAAAGATGGCAAAACCCGGGTGATGAAAACTTTACAAATGTTCCTTCATTGGTATACCCAAATGCTGTGGCGAGGGATAATTTTTATAAAGGTGCTGAAGTATTGATCTCAAAAGGCGACCATGTACGGTTTCAGTACATCAATTTGAATTACACCTTCAGGGTGCCGAAGGGATTGATCAGATCGGGCACCGTATTTTGTGTTGCCTCAAACCTGGGCCTTGTATGGAAGGCAAATAAAGAGGGTATTGATCCTGATTATGGAAATAACTTAACAACGGTAGCGCCGGCTAAAACATTTTCGGCCGGCTTTAGGATGGGGCTCTAAAAAATAATAACATGAAAAATATAATGATTATCGGTCTGTTGGCCGTATGCTGCCTGGTTGGCTGTAAAAAATTCCTGGATGAGAAACCGGATAAAAAGCTGTCTGTACCGCAAAATTTAGCTGATCTGCAGGCTCTGCTTAACAATGTGAACATCACTGCAGCTGCCGACCCGATTTCCGGTGAAATCAGTGCAGATGATTACTATGTGGCAGATGCTGATTTTAACAGTTTGCTTTACCAGACCGAACAGCGGAAATATACCTGGGAAAAAGACCACTTGTTTGAAAAAGGGGCAGATGCTAACGACTGGTCGGTAATTTACAGTTTAATCTACCTGAGTAATACCGTTCTGGAGAAAATTGCGTCGATTGAGCGAACTTCTCAAAATGCTTCGGTTTATGATGATATTATGGGGCAGGCCTATTTTTTCAGGGGGAAATCGGTTTTTAATGCGCTCCAGATATGGTCGTTGGGTTACCAGGTGGCCACAGCTGGTACAGACCACGGGGTTGTATTGAGGGAAACCACAGATTTCAATGAGCCTTCTGAAAGGAGCAGTGTACAAAAAAGCTACGCGAAGGCAATAGATGATTTAACGAGGTCGGCCAGGCTGCTTTCCCCTAAGTTAATCCACCCGACAAGGCCCTGCCAGCAGGCGGCTTTCGGTTACCTTGCCAGGGTGTTTTTGTCTATGCGCGAATATGACCGCGCGTTTAATTATTCGGATTCGTGTTTGAAGGTAAAAACGGCATTGATTGATTTTAACAACCTGTTTCCCTCAAAGTCCTATCCTGTAGACCGCTTCTCAAGCGAAGTGATTTATGAGTCTACCTCAAAGATTTTACAGATCATGGGAAATACCAGGGCCAGGATTGTTCCCGAACTGTACAATATGTACGAGCCAAATGACCTGAGGAAACAGATCTATTTCCGGAATAACAATAATGGAAGTTTTGGCTGGAAGGGCAGTTTTAGCGGGGCAGCATCCATATCATCAGGGATTACAACTGATGAGCAACTGTTAATCAGGTCAGAATGCTCGGCCAGGGCCGGCAACCTGGCTGCCGCAATAGATGATTTGAATACGCTGTTGGTTAACAGATATGTGAAGAACAGTTTTACCCCCTATACCGTAACATCCGTTCCATCGGTTTTAAAGCTTATACTGACGGAAAGAAGAAAAGAATTGGTAATGAGGGGCTTGAGGTGGATTGATTTAAAGCGGTTGAACCTGGAGGGCGAAAACATTTCACTTTCAAGGGTGTTGAACGGCAAAAATTACAGCCTTGCCCCAAATGATCCTAAATACGCGTTGGAAATTCCTGAAGATATTATTGCCCTTAGCCGGATACCGCAAAATGTGAGGTAAAAACGAGGCTGTCTCATAATGTAGAATTGTAATCCTGAGCTTGTCGAAGCCCCGTTTTAAATGTCTTACGAGGAGTTTCGATCCTTCGTCAAGCTCAGCACAGGCTAAGCTAAACGTAATAAATTCAATAGCATTACAATTTATGAGACAGCCTCACCCAAAATTTCGGTTTAAAAACCCGCCGTTAAATTCAGGCTTACGATACCTTGCAGGTCTATCGTAAGCCTGCAGGGGCATGCTAAAACGTGCGGAGTTTATGCTCAATTGCCGGCATAAACCTTTACCCCGCCCAGCCAGGTTTCCAGCACTTTAATATTCCGCATGTTCATGCTGCAATCTTTTCGGGGCATAGTTACAGGGTCCTTTTCCAGGATTACAAAATCGGCAAATTTTCCTGCCTCAAGACTTCCTGCCCAGCTATCGGCATAACACTGCCAGGCAGCATCATAAGTTACTGCTTTCAGTGCCTGTTCATTGGTAAGCTGTTCTTCGGTATTGAGCACATTTAACGGCCATGCATTTTCGCTCGCTTCCATCACTCGTGTAATAGCTTGTTCCATCATCCTTAAAGGACCAAGCGGGGTAACGGTGTGGTCGCTATGAAGGGAGATGCGCAGCTTTTCAGCTGCCGATTTACAGCGGTCCAGGGAAAATACCTTAGGAGCATTGTGCGCTGGCAAATGCTGTCCTTCGAATATAACTTTTTCAAATACATCGCCCCAATACCCCACGTGGCCAATCAAAAAACTGGGCGAAATATTCAATGCTTCCATTTCATTGATGCCACTTTGCTCCAGCAGCGAACAGTGCTCAATCCGGTTGCGCAGTTCAGGCCCCTTATATTTTTCTAATGCGCTGCGGAAGGCTGCGATGGTATCTGTTATAGCCAGATTTCCATTTGCATGGATCATAATGGGCCAGCCTTTTTCCAGTATTACCTCATCAACCACCTGTTGATAAGCCACCGGATCTGAAAAGTTGAATATACCACATGCGTGATCCTTTTCAAGTATTACCGAATAAGGTTCGGACTGATATCCGGTTAGTCCCTGATTAGATCCATCGGATACAATTTTTACATGGCCCAGGTAAAGATCCAGATAATAATCGGGCTGCCGGTAAGGTGGTAAAGCCTGCGCAGCCTTCAGTGTTTCGCAGTATAGGGCCCCGCCCAGGCGTACAGGTAGCCGTCTGGCCTCCAGGTATTCTTCAAGATAAGGCACATACATCTGGTTAATCAGTGCATCGTACATCGAGGTTACCCCTCTTGCACTGGCCTGATGGAAAAATGCATCCATATTGGAGACAATATCAAGCGATTTATGTGCTATTGCATCCTGATAGGTATTTATCGCAGGCATCATCATGGGCTCCTCCTCCAACCATCCATGCGTTTTGGCGATATAATCATCAGCACTGGTATAGTCGTGCATTGCAGGCTGCCCTTTCTGGGCATTGTAGATGGCGCGAAGGGCCGCAGAATTGGCATATAGCGTATGGCCTGATGCGCTCATGATAAGTATCGGTGTATCTTTGCTCACGTTATCCAGGAACACGTTGTCAATCTCCGAAAAGTTTTTTCCGCTTTGGGGCTGAATAAGCGCCGGGTCGAGTCCTGTGGCCAGTAATACCACATCGGAGGAGGCTTCGTGAGCGGCAGACAGGGTATCTGCTATCCACTTTTTAGTATATACTTTCCGCAAGTCCTGTCCTTCAAAGGGGCTTATGTCTATCCATGAGGCCATCATGCCCGAAAATACGGTATGAACATGCGGTTCAAACATTCCAGGGATTAGGGTTTGGGCCTTATCCAGCACGATACTTTGGTAAGCATCTTTGTATTTGGCATCCATAGCAGCCTTTACCTGCGCATAAGAACCGCATGCTACTATAAAGCCCTGAGCCATACCGATTGACTCCACAACGCCGGCATCTCCGTTAGCCATGGGCCTGATCGTTCCTCCGGAATAGAGAATCGCTTCCGGCGTTGCTGCAGGCGGCTTGCTTTTTGACAGATGAGCGGTCAGCTTTTCAATATGTTCCTTACTGAAAAGCTTATGCTTTAAGATTTCGACTATTGGGTTTTTGCAGCCGCAGGTGCACGCATGCGGATGGTGATGATCTGTTTTTATCATTGCCAGGAAGAGTTATCTGTTTTTTAATCTATTTTGCTTTTATTGGAACTGTTTTTTGAGTTTTCTTTTGGTAGTGTGCCATCTAGCGAAGTAGCATAAGATGCAATCCAGGCCAGGATCTGCTCCATAATCCTGATGATTAACTCCAGACTTGTAACTTTTTTGACCCCGGGAAGTAACGCTTTACCTGGGGGGTACACCGGCTGAGGCAGTGGTTGTGGCAGAATAAGTCCCTGTACGGCCGGGCTGCCCGGCTGTGCAGGGATACCTGAATACAGACTAACATGCTGAAGGAAGAGTTGAGTAATATAATCTTTCATTGTTTTTGGCGGCGTGTTAATGGTAGGTGAAGATTGATCTGCATGCTGAAGTGTGCCTGGCAACGATTGGTTCTGTATCCTGGTATAGTTTGCGCCTGATGTTGCAGCTCTTTTAAGCACCAGTCGCTGAAGGGTATTCAACGTACTTCTGGTCAGTAAATTAGGCGATTGCCCGTAGATCTGTGCAATTTGCTGCAGGTCGGTTTGGTGCCAGGCATGCGGCACAACATCGAGTGTATTCCAGTGCATCGTATTCCAGCTCTGGTAATCGCCGCTCTGTGCTGTCCACCCTTCCGGAAGCGGGGGAAATGTATTGTTAAATAGATTGGCAAATGCGCTTTCTCCGGGTGTAGGCCCTGCTGTGGGATAAACTAATGACACTCCAAAGGCATCCAGTTGGTTATGTTGTTTTAAATAGAGGGCCAGCGTTGGTGAGAGCGCACCCGCCAGGCTATGTCCGCAGAATACGATCGCGCTCTGCGGCCCGGGTTGTAAACTGGCAATAAACTCTTCGAGTGTGGTGCCTGGTGATGCGGCTGTAGGGGGACTGGTGAGTGAAAGCAAGATTTTGATACCGGTTGCAGTTCCATTAGAGATATAGGGGTCGGTTCCGTTATAAGCCGATGGCTTGAAAAGAACGGGGTTGTAATTTGTCCAGTTCACTACTTCTGCCACCGAAAAATCTTCGGTTTCCCAATCATAAAGTGAGGCGGGATTAGTTGCTGCCACAGCTACAACGTAAGTTGGTAAAGTCGGGCCGCCCGGGTAAGCTACAGCGTCGCACTGCGCGACAAACAGCGCATTATCGGCAACTCCGGTTGGCTTTTCTTTCTGATCAGTCTCTTCGATGAGTGCCGGGCCCCATACCAGGTTCCAGTCACCCAGTATCGGGGTAACCGATGAATCGGCGACTGAAGGGGCTGTTTGCCCCATCACTTTAACGGGGGGAACATTATTTAAATAAAAAGATAAGTCATACTGCAGTTGCAGCTGTAACTCACTACCGGTGCCGTTGTAACCGCCCGCCCGGTTAGCGATGCATGCAAGGCCAAATACCTGCTGATAAGCATCAAGAGATGGGTTTCCCATAAGTTTAATGGAATTGATAGATTGAAATTTTTGAACAATTGACACAGCACGATATCAACTAAAGCTTTTGCTCTGATAACTGGCATAAAAGTCAGTTGTCTGCGATCCGGATCCTGACCGAAACATAAACTGTGTTGAAAACGTTACTAATAAGGTAAATTTACAAATTTTAAGAATATTTTAAAATGCTTAATACTACAAAATATTAAAATACTTATAATTAAGTATTGTGGTCGTAAAACTACAAATTGAATGTTAGATTTTGATGTACGTTTAAGGCCGGATATTCAATAATTTCTTATGGACTCCTCAAATCGGGAAAAGATGTCAAACCGGCTCCAAAATAACCGGTTTTACACAGAAAGGATATCAATGGAAAACCATTAGGCTTTCATTATTAAAGGTAGATAGCTGTTGATAGATTTCCGGGCGGGTTGGCGCATTTCCTGCCGTGCAGAAAATCCAAACGTTGTAAAGGCCTCCACCGCACTCAAAGAAAAAGACTTCCAGTCAACTAGATTCGTCATTATTTATCGGACTAAGGGATTTATTTAAACACAAAAAAGCTGTCTCTTATATTTGGAGACAGCTTCTTTTTTAGTTAAGGTAGAGGTTGATAATTATGTGCATAATCATCCTGGATTTCCGAATAGGTTTTGCCTGCCATAAAACTTTGAAGTTCGGCGGGCTGATCAATGTCCTGGTCTACTATGATTTCGCAGGGTAAAGCAGCCTCAACGGTCTGACAGTTTTCGGAAGGTGTACCATTAAGCACGTATTTGGTATAATCGGTTACATCTGCGGTTGATGATCCGTTAAACCTCCAGGTCTGTGTTCTTTTACCTGTAAACGCACTGGTTGTAAAGATAAGACCGAACCCCAATACGAGGGCTACAAGGCCTAAGTTGATTTTTTTTAACATGGTATTTAGTTTAATGTTCTCCCTTGTTTTTATAGGGAGGGTTAAAGAATTGATCTGGTGCTGTGGTCTGGCGATCGGTTGATTTTCATGTCGGATATGACCGGTATCCATTGTGGTGATTACTCTTTGTCACATGCCTCCCGCTTTAGGTGAATAATTAAGGTAGTTATCGTTATTGCGGTAAATACGAGGTTAAAAATGAGGTGAGTTCTCCAGCCAAGCGTTTTTAGTACACCGCCACAGCTACAGGGCACTTTGCTGAAATAGCCTGCCAGGATGAGAGCGATGTAGACGGTAAAAGCAGTGATTAACAGGAGCGATGCAATAAGGCCATATAACCTGGTTTTGTTAAAGGCGAGTAAGGCCGCTGCAACAACTTCTGAGCCTGGTACCGCAATAAGCAGAAATGCAGAAAATGGTGCTGGGAAAACCTGTTTGGCCAGTTCGGTTTTAAATTCGTTAAGGTTACCAAGTTTACTTGCAGCGGTAGTGCCCCATAAAATAACCAACAGGAGGTAACCTGTATAATATGCGCTTTTATTTAAACTTACTTTCATGACCTGATCATTTATAACGGAGATATTTACTATCCTTTAAATCCTGTATAAAGTTCGGTTCAGTTTAGGCTAAGTGAAGGCCATATAAGTTACCGATTGACAAATTCATAATGGAATTGAGGCAATAAATGTTACCTTTTTACCGCTTTTGCCCTTAATCGGCTCAAAACTTTTGGATGGATGCCTAAATAATTTGCAATTACTTTGAGTTCGCAGAGGTTAAACAGTTCTGGTTTCAATTTCATCAGGTTATTGAAACGGGCGTTGGCAGTTAAATGTGCCAGGGATTCTGCGTGCAGGATCAAATCTGAGATCTGCTCCTGGTATAGTTTGTTGATGAGCTCCCGGTATTGAGGGAATATATTGTAAAGGTTGCCGGTATGTATTTCTCTATATGCGATAATGGCAGAATCTTCCAGAAATTCTGCGTAAATTTCTTTTCCCGTATATTCACCCAGCGTTAATAGTGAGGTAAGAAGCCGGTCTTTTTGCCAGAACAGGATGGTCGTTTCCTCTTCTTCTTTAACAGCGTATAGCCTTAATGTACCTTTACTGATGAAGATTAGGGAAGAGCTGAATAACTCAGACACCTTAACGGCTTGTTTCTTATTGAACGTGCGCTCATGGAGAGAATAGTTCAGATAACATTTTAGCCCATAAGAGGGTTTTAAGTAACATTCAATTTTTTTAAAATAGCTTTCATTTTCCATAATATATTTTTAGGGCAAAGAAAGAAGCTTTCGTGCAGTCGTCAAGTTGCTGGCTTAGCAACCCCGGGCAACCCTGACCAAACCTGGGAAGTAATTGTTTTTGATAAAATTGCTAAGTAAATTTAATGGACCTTGTTTCTGTTTTTTATGCTGAAAATATTCTTTGTGGCAATTAAACGAGAGGGGTTAGCAGTAACGGGAATTTGGCTGGTTGAAACAGATACAGGGAAATGGATATTTAGGCAGCTATGTGTTAACAAGATTGAATGTTATGCCGGCTGGTGGGGTTGATGGGTGAATTTTTTTTTAATGTGCCGGGCTTGCTACCCGGGCAACCTTCAGTTAACTTAACAGGCGTTGGCTAAATTGTTTTATTTGCCTGAATAAGCTGTTTTTTTGCCATGCTCAAATTTTTAATGTTCCGTTTCTTTTGACATTAAACCCGCCTGGCTGTAAAGGATCGCAGTTTTTAATATACGATTCGATATAAGTTATCGTTATACATGGCAAAAGACGTAATATTATGATGTCTTTATTTACTGATTAAATATACAAATGATGGAAAAACTAACACCAGTTGCTTTTTCATCCCTATCAATTGAGTTATTTACCAAAGTGCATAAATTTCTCGTTTATGCACGGCCAAGGCGCCCCCAGCGGGTGGCCTGTATCATTTTCAACCTCGGGCTCATCTTCCTCAGCCGGGGCTACCCATAACTTTGGGGCAACTTGCCCCGCAGTGAATTTTGAATTTACATATCTACCATTAACTTTAATATTATTGGGAATGTTAAACAGCTTTTGGTGTTGTTTGGCGCTAAAATTTACAGGTAAAAACCACATTTTCTAACCAATTTCAGCCGCTTCAGTACCATGGGTTTAACCACCTGAATAACAGCACAGAAACCGCTTCCGGATCTGGTTGCGGAAAGCTTCATCACCCTTTCGCAAAATGGTTTCGTGTCTTAAATTTTACGCCTTATGAATAACCTTGACGCACTGGTACAGGTAATGTACAATATTTACCTCGTACTCAACAAAGAACAACTCACCTTTACCTTTATCGACCTCTTTGGCGACCCTAATGAGCAGCTTACCCGCCAGCAGGTTAAAGATTACCTGAACATTAGCGAAAGCACCTACAAACGTAAGGTAAAAGATGGCTCGTTAAAGCCTATAAAACTACCTGGTGGCGATCGTTTTTACGTGAAAGATCTGTTGGCCGCCTACCTGGAAAGCCAGCGAAAAGGCCGTATCTGATTACCCTTTCTTTACCTGTTGTTTACCCTTTCTTGCTACCAGGTTAACCCCATGGTTACCCCTGGTTTACCCTTTGGTTACCCTGGCTTTACCTTTTGGTTACCTAAAAGGTAAAGCCAGAGACTGTTTCAGCCGATCAGCTACACTCGTTATGGTGATGCTGCCCTTAAGCTGGCCGCCACAAGCTCCCCCGGTTAGTACACTATGGGCTAATTGTGGCGGCCCATTTTAGCTCACTACCCCCACAAATTGGCTCAATTTAGCTCATTTTAGCTCAAAATGAGGCACTAATACTGCCAGGGTGCTACGTTTGGAGCATGGATTTAAAGATACCGGTATAAACAGAAATCCTTTTAAACAAACATTTTTTCACTTAAAAAAACAAAAATTATGGCAACGTATTCAAAAGGCGCAAATGGCGCATTCTCGGGCAAGGTAGGCAGTGTAATTGGCAGCAACTGGCGCAGTATCGATTACCTGAGGGGTTTACCGAAAAAAAGCACTAAACCCAGTACTCAACCCCAGTTGGCGCAACGCAGCAAATTTGCCCTAGCCCCGCTCTACCTGAGCCCTATTAAAGACATTTTAAACATTGGCTTTAAAGACAAACAGCTGAACAAGATTACAGGTTACAATGCAGCGGTAAAAATCTTCTTAAACCAGGCGATCGGTGGCAGCTACCCGGATTTTGTAATCGATTTTTCGCAGGTGGTGATGAGCAAAGGTTCACTCTCGGTTTTTCATGGCCTTAATGCAAGCCTGCAAGGGGCAGATCTGATCCTGAACTGGCAGAGCATTTTAAACCGCTACAATTCTTTTACTGATGACTCGCTTACCGTAGTGCTTTTTAACGCTACCAAAAGCATGTACCTGGTGTACGAAGACGCGCAGCGCGCCGCAGCAACTTACACCGCGGCAATTGGCGCCGGCTTTAGTGGCGATGTTTTTCACGGATGGGCTTTTGCAGTAAAACGCGATGCCACTGCCGTGGCAAACAGCCAGTACCTGGGTACCTATACCATCCCTTAGTTTAATTAATCACCCGCCCAAGCCATGCAGTGTTGCAGGTTTGGGCTATTTTACAGAAAGATAT
Proteins encoded in this region:
- a CDS encoding RagB/SusD family nutrient uptake outer membrane protein — its product is MKNIMIIGLLAVCCLVGCKKFLDEKPDKKLSVPQNLADLQALLNNVNITAAADPISGEISADDYYVADADFNSLLYQTEQRKYTWEKDHLFEKGADANDWSVIYSLIYLSNTVLEKIASIERTSQNASVYDDIMGQAYFFRGKSVFNALQIWSLGYQVATAGTDHGVVLRETTDFNEPSERSSVQKSYAKAIDDLTRSARLLSPKLIHPTRPCQQAAFGYLARVFLSMREYDRAFNYSDSCLKVKTALIDFNNLFPSKSYPVDRFSSEVIYESTSKILQIMGNTRARIVPELYNMYEPNDLRKQIYFRNNNNGSFGWKGSFSGAASISSGITTDEQLLIRSECSARAGNLAAAIDDLNTLLVNRYVKNSFTPYTVTSVPSVLKLILTERRKELVMRGLRWIDLKRLNLEGENISLSRVLNGKNYSLAPNDPKYALEIPEDIIALSRIPQNVR
- a CDS encoding Crp/Fnr family transcriptional regulator; amino-acid sequence: MENESYFKKIECYLKPSYGLKCYLNYSLHERTFNKKQAVKVSELFSSSLIFISKGTLRLYAVKEEEETTILFWQKDRLLTSLLTLGEYTGKEIYAEFLEDSAIIAYREIHTGNLYNIFPQYRELINKLYQEQISDLILHAESLAHLTANARFNNLMKLKPELFNLCELKVIANYLGIHPKVLSRLRAKAVKR
- a CDS encoding DUF6266 family protein, giving the protein MATYSKGANGAFSGKVGSVIGSNWRSIDYLRGLPKKSTKPSTQPQLAQRSKFALAPLYLSPIKDILNIGFKDKQLNKITGYNAAVKIFLNQAIGGSYPDFVIDFSQVVMSKGSLSVFHGLNASLQGADLILNWQSILNRYNSFTDDSLTVVLFNATKSMYLVYEDAQRAAATYTAAIGAGFSGDVFHGWAFAVKRDATAVANSQYLGTYTIP
- a CDS encoding amidohydrolase, with product MIKTDHHHPHACTCGCKNPIVEILKHKLFSKEHIEKLTAHLSKSKPPAATPEAILYSGGTIRPMANGDAGVVESIGMAQGFIVACGSYAQVKAAMDAKYKDAYQSIVLDKAQTLIPGMFEPHVHTVFSGMMASWIDISPFEGQDLRKVYTKKWIADTLSAAHEASSDVVLLATGLDPALIQPQSGKNFSEIDNVFLDNVSKDTPILIMSASGHTLYANSAALRAIYNAQKGQPAMHDYTSADDYIAKTHGWLEEEPMMMPAINTYQDAIAHKSLDIVSNMDAFFHQASARGVTSMYDALINQMYVPYLEEYLEARRLPVRLGGALYCETLKAAQALPPYRQPDYYLDLYLGHVKIVSDGSNQGLTGYQSEPYSVILEKDHACGIFNFSDPVAYQQVVDEVILEKGWPIMIHANGNLAITDTIAAFRSALEKYKGPELRNRIEHCSLLEQSGINEMEALNISPSFLIGHVGYWGDVFEKVIFEGQHLPAHNAPKVFSLDRCKSAAEKLRISLHSDHTVTPLGPLRMMEQAITRVMEASENAWPLNVLNTEEQLTNEQALKAVTYDAAWQCYADSWAGSLEAGKFADFVILEKDPVTMPRKDCSMNMRNIKVLETWLGGVKVYAGN
- a CDS encoding helix-turn-helix domain-containing protein yields the protein MNNLDALVQVMYNIYLVLNKEQLTFTFIDLFGDPNEQLTRQQVKDYLNISESTYKRKVKDGSLKPIKLPGGDRFYVKDLLAAYLESQRKGRI
- a CDS encoding MauE/DoxX family redox-associated membrane protein, whose translation is MKVSLNKSAYYTGYLLLVILWGTTAASKLGNLNEFKTELAKQVFPAPFSAFLLIAVPGSEVVAAALLAFNKTRLYGLIASLLLITAFTVYIALILAGYFSKVPCSCGGVLKTLGWRTHLIFNLVFTAITITTLIIHLKREACDKE
- a CDS encoding lipase family protein, giving the protein MGNPSLDAYQQVFGLACIANRAGGYNGTGSELQLQLQYDLSFYLNNVPPVKVMGQTAPSVADSSVTPILGDWNLVWGPALIEETDQKEKPTGVADNALFVAQCDAVAYPGGPTLPTYVVAVAATNPASLYDWETEDFSVAEVVNWTNYNPVLFKPSAYNGTDPYISNGTATGIKILLSLTSPPTAASPGTTLEEFIASLQPGPQSAIVFCGHSLAGALSPTLALYLKQHNQLDAFGVSLVYPTAGPTPGESAFANLFNNTFPPLPEGWTAQSGDYQSWNTMHWNTLDVVPHAWHQTDLQQIAQIYGQSPNLLTRSTLNTLQRLVLKRAATSGANYTRIQNQSLPGTLQHADQSSPTINTPPKTMKDYITQLFLQHVSLYSGIPAQPGSPAVQGLILPQPLPQPVYPPGKALLPGVKKVTSLELIIRIMEQILAWIASYATSLDGTLPKENSKNSSNKSKID